The stretch of DNA GAAAATTCTCCATTTGGTAACCGTATCAATTCTTGGAATGCTTCGTTGCAAGAGTTTAGCTCAAAAGCTGAGAAACGATATGATGTGATTGTTTCCAACCCTCCTTTTTTTGTACAATCCTTAAAGTCGCCAAACAAAGAACGTTCTTTGGCAAGGCATACCGATAGTTTGCCTGTTGCAGATTTGATTGGCTTGTCTGCTTCACTTTTGTCTCAAGCGGGGCGGATATCTTTTATCTATCCTTTTGATTACAAAGAAGAGCTTATAAAGCTTGCAGAACAATATAAGCTGTCAGTGTCGCGTATTACCAATGTGTTTCCTACCCCGGATTCTGTACCAAAACGCATTCTGATAGAACTGTCGAAAGAAGAAGTCACACCAATCGAAAATGATTTGATTATAGAAAAAGCAAGACATGTATATTCAGATGGCTTTACTGCTTTATTGAAAGATTTTTATCTGAAAATGTAAATTGACTTTTCGGATTATACGTTTCGCTATAACTGTTTTCCTACACTACTTTATTTTGCCATCGGGCTCGTGTGAGATATATGATTGAGAATATTAATAGAGGTCCCCAATAAAAGTATTCTACAGTCCAACACCACGCTACAGACATTTCCTTATATATTACTATCCACGACATAGCCACAATGTATATTACCATTGTTATCATTTCCAATATAAGGGCAGCTTTGGTGTTTCCTGTTCCAGATATGGAGTTGAATACTACAATACTTAGTGCTGATATCGGTAGCGAGAAAAGTAATACGATGAGAGGTATCACCGTTTCTCCGATAAGCGTTTTCTGATCGATAGGAGCTATGATTGATATCCAAAACTCTGGAGAAATAAATGTTATTCCCATCATGAGAACGATTATTCCGAGGTTTAATAAGCATATTTTCTTCACAAGGGGGATAACTCCTTTTATATTCCCTGCGCCCATCGTATTGCCCACCAGTGTGTTGGCGGTGGTAGCCAAAGCATTCATCGGAATAAAGTAAACCATATAGAAACTTCGGACGAGGTTTGTTATTTTAAGCGCATCTTCGGAGTGCTGTTCTATGGCAACGAAGAAGATAAACCATGTAGACATGGAGATAAAATACTGCACCATCGTAAAGGATGATATATTCAGGATGCTTCGGATAATGGATAGCTTGAATTTCATCTTTGCAAAACCATATTTCTTGAAGTCGACGGTTGCAAATGTATATATGGTAAAAAATAGTACAGAGGCTATCTCTGACAATACCGCAGCGATGGCAGCACCTTCAATTCCCATCTCAGGGCAACCGAAGTTACCGAATATCAGGGCATAGTCGGCTATGATATTTACAACAGCCATTGTGATTGCATTGAATGTCAATACCTTTGTGCGGGCAATTCCTACATAGAATGCACGGAACATTACGTTGAATGCCGCAAAGAAAAATCCGTAGATGCGTATAGATAAATATCTGTCGATAGCGTCAAATACGTCGGGCGATTTGAGGAATGTAGACAGCACCTGATCGATCAGTAGCTGTGACATGAAAAACAGAATAAGAGCAAATACCTGTAAAAACATAAGCCCCTGTATCACGATAGTACCTATCTTATCGTAATTTTTTTCGCCATTGCGACGGCTGATCATAATCTGCCCACCGATACTGAAACCGAAGCAAAGCGTAAAAATGGCTACATAATATATTCCCGCAAGTCCCGAAGCACTTTGGTATATACCCGCCAAACCGGGGTGGTCGGGGTTGACAACATGTCCGAGGAAAAAAGTACCTGTGAGTTGTATAATATTCTGGGCAAGTAATCCTAACATAATAGGAATACTTACCTTCCATATATCTTTATATGTATATGAATGCATAAGTTTAGCTGTTTGCTATTTGCCAATAGCAGAGTTAATACAAATTCCTAAAAATAGGTCTTATTTGATAATCTTGTTAGTCTTAGTGTCAGGAAATACAACCCATGGCTTGAAAGACTTAGCTTCTTCAAACTCCATTTGGGCATAAGACATTATAATAACAATGTCTCCCGGTTGTACTTTGCGGGCGGCAGCTCCATTTAGGCAAATAGCACCCGATCCACGTTCACCTCTGATGACGTATGTTTCGAGGCGTTCGCCATTGTTGTTGTTGACGATCTGGACTTTTTCGCCTTCTATCAGGTTTGCCGCGTCCATCAAATCTTCATCTATCGTGATACTTCCGATATAATTCAAGTTGGCTTCGGTTACAGTAACACGGTGTAACTTCGATTTTACAACTTCTATGATCATTTTTTATCTTTATAATTAAGCTTTCGCTTTGTATACAATATTATCTATCAAACGTACATCGCCACAAAATACTGCGATGCATCCTACTATATAATCAGATTCTTGCCAGTTGTTTACCGACTGTAAAGAATCGCCGTCTACTATTTCATAGTATTCCACACTCAACTCTTCATGTGAATTGAGCTGATTGGTTACTTTGTCTATTACCTCTTTTACGGTCTGGGATTGCATCCATTCCTTACTTTCGAATAAGGTTTTAGATATATTTACAGCCACCTGTTTTTGAGCTGCGTTCAGTCTTTCGTTCCGACTGCTTAGTGCCAGTCCGCTGGGTTCCCGTACTATCGGCATTGGTACAATCTGTACCGGCAGCTCCAGTTGTTTGACCATAGCCCTGATTACAGCCAATTGTTGGAAATCTTTTTCGCCAAAATAAGCTTT from Dysgonomonas mossii encodes:
- a CDS encoding MATE family efflux transporter: MHSYTYKDIWKVSIPIMLGLLAQNIIQLTGTFFLGHVVNPDHPGLAGIYQSASGLAGIYYVAIFTLCFGFSIGGQIMISRRNGEKNYDKIGTIVIQGLMFLQVFALILFFMSQLLIDQVLSTFLKSPDVFDAIDRYLSIRIYGFFFAAFNVMFRAFYVGIARTKVLTFNAITMAVVNIIADYALIFGNFGCPEMGIEGAAIAAVLSEIASVLFFTIYTFATVDFKKYGFAKMKFKLSIIRSILNISSFTMVQYFISMSTWFIFFVAIEQHSEDALKITNLVRSFYMVYFIPMNALATTANTLVGNTMGAGNIKGVIPLVKKICLLNLGIIVLMMGITFISPEFWISIIAPIDQKTLIGETVIPLIVLLFSLPISALSIVVFNSISGTGNTKAALILEMITMVIYIVAMSWIVIYKEMSVAWCWTVEYFYWGPLLIFSIIYLTRARWQNKVV
- the panD gene encoding aspartate 1-decarboxylase, translating into MIIEVVKSKLHRVTVTEANLNYIGSITIDEDLMDAANLIEGEKVQIVNNNNGERLETYVIRGERGSGAICLNGAAARKVQPGDIVIIMSYAQMEFEEAKSFKPWVVFPDTKTNKIIK
- a CDS encoding tRNA1(Val) (adenine(37)-N6)-methyltransferase, translated to MPNPYFRFKKFTVYHDRCAMKVGTDGVLLGAWVNVSGDNILDIGTGTGLISLMMAQRNEKAVIDAIDIDSDAVSQAKDNIENSPFGNRINSWNASLQEFSSKAEKRYDVIVSNPPFFVQSLKSPNKERSLARHTDSLPVADLIGLSASLLSQAGRISFIYPFDYKEELIKLAEQYKLSVSRITNVFPTPDSVPKRILIELSKEEVTPIENDLIIEKARHVYSDGFTALLKDFYLKM
- the panC gene encoding pantoate--beta-alanine ligase gives rise to the protein MRLLNTVKEVQDVVAPLRLKDKKIGFVPTMGALHNGHISLVKQCIADNDISIVSIFVNPTQFNNKEDLVKYPRNLEQDCLFLEKAGVDFVFAPSEKEIYPEPDTREFDFGQIDKVMEGVHRPGHFNGVAQVVSRLFDIVKPDKAYFGEKDFQQLAVIRAMVKQLELPVQIVPMPIVREPSGLALSSRNERLNAAQKQVAVNISKTLFESKEWMQSQTVKEVIDKVTNQLNSHEELSVEYYEIVDGDSLQSVNNWQESDYIVGCIAVFCGDVRLIDNIVYKAKA